Within Halorubrum lacusprofundi ATCC 49239, the genomic segment CGGGCTCGACAGCGTGCTCTTCCTCGCCGATACCGACGACGTACTCGCCCGCGAGCACGTACTGCTCGTGTTCGACCGCGTTCGTGTGACGCGGGACCGCGGCGCCGGCCGCGAGCTCGAACCGCCGCATCGCGAAGTTCGGGGCGCCGTCCGACTCGTCGAGGAGGACGCCCTTCCGGAGCCCCTCGGCGGCGTCGACCGCTTCGTAGCTGATCTCGCCGCTGCGCTTCACGACAGGAGCCGGCTCGCCAGCCGCCGGCACGTCGTCAGTGGTGTTGCTCATACCCGCCGATCGGCGGCTAGCGGCTTATAAACGACGGCGTCCGGTCGCGGGTCCGTCGCCGCCCTGCTGCTTCCCCGCTGTCGCCCAGACGTTTAACCACCCACCCGCCCAACTCGCGGGTATGCGTGGAATCAAGATCGGGACGGTGCTGGGGATCCCGGTCAGGCTCAACTGGACGTTTCTGATCGTACTGCCGCTTTTCGCCTACCTCATCGGCTCGCAGGTCGGGATGATCGCCGAGGTGATGAACGAGGCGTTCAGCGCCGGCATCGACCCCGCCGCGCTCGGTGCGGGGCTCACGCCGTGGGCACTCGGGTTGGCGGCCGCACTCGGGCTGTTCGGCGGCGTCCTCCTCCACGAGTTCGGCCACTCGATCGTCGCCATGCGGTACGGGTACGAGATCGAGTCGATCACCCTGTGGCTGCTCGGCGGGATCGCCAGCTTCACCGAGTTCCCCGAGGACTGGAAACACGAGTTCTGGATCGCGATCGCGGGACCGGTCGTCAGCGTCGCCGTCGGGCTCGTCTGTTACGGCGTGTTCGTGCTCGCGCCGCTCGGCTCGAACGCCGTGTTGTTCGTCTTCGGCTACCTCGCGCTGTTGAACATCGTGCTCGCGGTGTTCAACATGCTTCCCGCCTTCCCGATGGACGGCGGGCGCGTCCTTCGGGCGCTCCTCGCGCGGAACCAGCCGCACGCGCAGGCGACCCAGCGCGCAGCCGCGATCGGGAAGGTGTTCGCCTTCTTCATGGGACTGATCGGACTGTTCACCTTCCAGCTCCTGCTGATCGTGTTGGCCTTCTTCATCTACATCGCCGCCTCCGGCGAGGCCCAGCAGACGACGCTGAAGGCCGCCTTCGAGGACGTCACCGTCGCCGACGTGATGACCCGCCGCGAGGACCTCCACACCGTCACCGGAGACACCTCTGTCGCGGATCTGATGAGCCGGATGTTCGAGGAGCGCCACACCGGCTACCCCGTGCTCCACGGCGGCAACCTCGTCGGGATGGTGACCTTAGAGGACGCCCGATCGGTCCGGGATGTCGAGCGGGACGCCTACCAGGTCGCAGACGTGATGGAGACCGAAGTGGTCGGCGTCGGTCCCGAGGCCGACGCGATGACCGCGCTCCAGACGATGCAGGAGAACGGCGTCGGCCGGCTCCCGGTCGTCGATCGGAGCGACGAGCTGGTCGGACTCATCTCCCGTTCGGACCTGATGACCGCGTTCAACATCATCCAGACGGGTGGCACTCCGAGCCTCATCAGCGGACGCCGACAGGGGGCCGAAGGCGGCCCCGGCGTGTTCTGAGAGCGTCCGTCGCGTTTTAAACCAGTAACAGTTCGCGGAACTCACTCACCCTCGGCGCTCGCGAAGAACGCCACGTCACCAGCGATGACGGCGCTCGCGATCACCGCCGCCCCGACGAGCACCGCGACGACGAGCGTCGTCAGCATCACGCCGAGGGTGGTCCCACCGACGGCGACGCCGACGAACGCGCCGACGGACCCGCCCACGCCGCCCGCGATGATCGCGAGCGTCTTCGCTTCGCTCATAGGTGTCGCTTTCCAGATAGGCCCAATAAACGTTCGCGTCGGGTTCTCTCGGGTGATAACGGGTCGTCACGGCCGGCCGTGTCGCGCCTGACCCGCGACCGCCTCAACGAGGGTACTGCCGACCGAGATCAATATCCGTCCCGTCGCTGTCCGTGTCATCATCCTTCTCTTCGCCCCCGTTACCGCCCGGGCTCACGCTCCCGGTGCGGTAGCCCGCCATGTCGAGGGTGACGTACTCGAACCCGACATCGGTGAGGTGTTCGTGGACCGCGTCGGCGAACGCCGGGTCAAGCGCGCGCTCAAGTTCGTCGGGCGCGATCTCGACGCGCGCGAGCCCGTCGTGGTCGCGGACGCGAAACCCTTCGAATCCCCACTCGCGGAGCACCCGCTCGGCCTTCTCGACGCGGGTCAGCCGCTCCTCGGTCACCTCCAGTCCGGTCGGGATCCGCGAGGAGAGACACGCCATCGAGGGCTTGTCGGCGACCGACAGATCGTACGCCTCGGCGATTTCGCGGACCTCGTCTTTCGTAATCTCGGCGTCCAAAAGCGGCGAGAACACGTCCAGCTCCTCGACTGCACGCAGGCCGGGACGGTGGCCCTCGCCGGGGTCGTCGGCGTTCGTCCCGTCGCAAACAGTGCCGATACCGAGATCTTGGGCCGTTTCGTACATCTGCCCGAGCCGCATCGTTCGGCAGTGGTAACAGCGGTCGCCGTCGTTGGCGACGAAGTTCGGATCGTCGAGTTCGGAGAAGGTGACCGTCTCGTGGCGGATTCCGATCTCGCCGGCGACTCGCTCGGCGTCGTCGAGCTCCGCGGCCGGCAGCGTCTCGCTCCGTGCGGTGCACGCGACCGCGTCGTCGCCGAGCGCGTCGCACGCGAGCGCCGCGACGACCGAGGAGTCGACGCCGCCGGAAAAGGCGACGAGAACATCGTCGCGCTCGGCGAGCGCGTCGCGGGCAGTCGCCGCTTTCGCCGCCGTCTCCGGGGCGAGATCGCTCCCGTCGGCGGCGAGGGTGTGGTGGCTCATGCCCTTGGGTTCGCGGTCGCCGGGAAAAAGCGCATCGTCCGCGGCGAGACGGTCGAGTGCGGGCGAGAGAGTCGGGCTCACGGATCGGGACCCCCTATCCTTTTGCGCGTTGCCGCGATACTCGGAGTGAATGGAGTTGGAGGCGATCCCCGGCGTCGGCGCGAAGACGGCCGCGGCGTTGCACGAGCTCGACGACCCGGTCGCGACCGTCGAGTCCGGCGACGTCGCCGCGATCGCCCGCGCGCCCGGTGTCAACGAGGCGCGCGCGGCCCGCATCGCTCGCGGAGCGATCCGTCGCCGACACGACGACGACGGGCGCGTGCTGGCGACCGACCGCGCCCGCGAGGTGTACCGCTCGGCGATCGACCTGCTGCGCGAGCGCACCGTCACCGACTACGCCGCCAAGCGGCTGGAGACGTTCTACCCGAGCGAATCGACCTCGCGGATCGCGGAGGCGCAGGCGTTCGTCGAGGGGGCGATGGAGCGCGAGCCCGATCCCGCCGTCCACGAGGCGCTCGCCGGGGTCAAACCCCTGATCGACCCGCCGACGGTTCGAGTGCGCGACCGCTGTCTCGCGACGGCCGACGCCGAGGCGCTCGCCCGCGCCGAGTCGGCGGTGCCGGAGCTGTCGGTCGAGACCGTCGAGAACGCCCGTGACATCTCGGAACTCGCGCGGTCGTACGCGACCGTGATCGTCTTAGACGAATCGTTCGCCGGACTCGACGTCGAGGGTGACGTACACGTCCGCCCGGATGCGTTGGACAAGCCCGCGGAGACCGTCCCCGAGCGTCTGCTCGCCTTCTTCGCGGCGAACCGCGAGCGACTGGAAGCGGCCGCGGCGGTCCACGAGACGGCGAACCTCTCCCCCGCGGCCGACCTCGACCGCCTCCGCGACGCCCTCGCGCGGCTCGACGACGACGGGACGGTCGTCGGCGACGGGGAGCTCGAACGACTGACCGCCGCCGTCGACGACCTCGATGCCGCGGTGTCGACGGCGGAGTCAGTGGCCGACGACCGGCTCAGAGAGGCGATCCGCGAGCGCGACGTGACCATCGAGGGGACCGACTTCCTCTCGCTGGTCGAGCAGGGCGCCCGGGTCGACTCGCTCTTAGACCGCGAGCTGGCCGACGAGTACGACGCGGCGATGGCCCGCGCTCGCGAGCACCTCGCGGACGCGCTCCGCTTGGAGCCCGAGGAGGCGGAACTCGCCGACCGGGTGTTCGGCGACGACCCCTCTTTCCCGGTCGAGCACGATGAGAGCGCGGTCTCGCGGCTCCGCACCGAGCTTGCGGCGGCGCGCGACCGCCGGGCTGCCCGCCTGAAGGCGGAACTCGCGAGCGACCTCGGCGACCTGCGGGAGCCCGTGGAGGAACTCGTCCGGGACGCCCTCGAACTCGACGTGGAACTGGCGATCGCGCGATTCGCGCGCGACTTCGACTGCGTCATGCCCGAGGTGGTTGATTCGGACGGGGACGGCTCTCCCGGACCCTCCGGCTTTCGGATTGTGGGCGGCCGCTCCTCACTTCTCGACGTTGATTTCGAGAACGTGGAGCCGATCGACTACGCGGTGTCGGGCGCGACGCTCCTCTCGGGAGTCAACTCCGGCGGG encodes:
- a CDS encoding cupin domain-containing protein, with product MSNTTDDVPAAGEPAPVVKRSGEISYEAVDAAEGLRKGVLLDESDGAPNFAMRRFELAAGAAVPRHTNAVEHEQYVLAGEYVVGIGEEEHAVEPGDALLIPAGVEHWYRNESEEPGAFICVVPNGDDEIELVE
- a CDS encoding CBS domain-containing protein; translation: MRGIKIGTVLGIPVRLNWTFLIVLPLFAYLIGSQVGMIAEVMNEAFSAGIDPAALGAGLTPWALGLAAALGLFGGVLLHEFGHSIVAMRYGYEIESITLWLLGGIASFTEFPEDWKHEFWIAIAGPVVSVAVGLVCYGVFVLAPLGSNAVLFVFGYLALLNIVLAVFNMLPAFPMDGGRVLRALLARNQPHAQATQRAAAIGKVFAFFMGLIGLFTFQLLLIVLAFFIYIAASGEAQQTTLKAAFEDVTVADVMTRREDLHTVTGDTSVADLMSRMFEERHTGYPVLHGGNLVGMVTLEDARSVRDVERDAYQVADVMETEVVGVGPEADAMTALQTMQENGVGRLPVVDRSDELVGLISRSDLMTAFNIIQTGGTPSLISGRRQGAEGGPGVF
- the larE gene encoding ATP-dependent sacrificial sulfur transferase LarE; translation: MSHHTLAADGSDLAPETAAKAATARDALAERDDVLVAFSGGVDSSVVAALACDALGDDAVACTARSETLPAAELDDAERVAGEIGIRHETVTFSELDDPNFVANDGDRCYHCRTMRLGQMYETAQDLGIGTVCDGTNADDPGEGHRPGLRAVEELDVFSPLLDAEITKDEVREIAEAYDLSVADKPSMACLSSRIPTGLEVTEERLTRVEKAERVLREWGFEGFRVRDHDGLARVEIAPDELERALDPAFADAVHEHLTDVGFEYVTLDMAGYRTGSVSPGGNGGEEKDDDTDSDGTDIDLGRQYPR
- a CDS encoding MutS-related protein; this encodes MELEAIPGVGAKTAAALHELDDPVATVESGDVAAIARAPGVNEARAARIARGAIRRRHDDDGRVLATDRAREVYRSAIDLLRERTVTDYAAKRLETFYPSESTSRIAEAQAFVEGAMEREPDPAVHEALAGVKPLIDPPTVRVRDRCLATADAEALARAESAVPELSVETVENARDISELARSYATVIVLDESFAGLDVEGDVHVRPDALDKPAETVPERLLAFFAANRERLEAAAAVHETANLSPAADLDRLRDALARLDDDGTVVGDGELERLTAAVDDLDAAVSTAESVADDRLREAIRERDVTIEGTDFLSLVEQGARVDSLLDRELADEYDAAMARAREHLADALRLEPEEAELADRVFGDDPSFPVEHDESAVSRLRTELAAARDRRAARLKAELASDLGDLREPVEELVRDALELDVELAIARFARDFDCVMPEVVDSDGDGSPGPSGFRIVGGRSSLLDVDFENVEPIDYAVSGATLLSGVNSGGKTSTLDLVALVVVLAQMGMPVPAESATVERFEEIHYYAKSQGTLDAGAFEATLRDFGDLVEGADGRLVLVDELESITEPGASAKIIAGILEALDEQDATAVFVSHLAREIRDAADFEVAVDGIEAAGLVDGELRVNRSPRKGHLARSTPELIVEKLAGDRDTDFYGDLLEKF